The segment ATCACCGTTGGCCTGCCAAACAATATAGGAATGCTCTTCACTTTCAACGGCAAAACCTTGAGCATCGCCTACACGGACTTCAGTCATGCTGGATCCTTCTGTTGCAGCATAAGGAATCGGCAATGTCGTTTCAATATTGTCAATACCGGCCAGCTGCGTCTTCACATTTTCAGGCAAGAACGGGAGAGAAAGCAGCGTAGCTCTCAACTGCTCAATCGACACGCCTTCAGGAACATCGATTTCCGGAGATTTCGTGCGCATATAAGAGATGTATTGGCCATCCATCACGTAATCTGCGTGAACAGCTTCATATGTTGATACGGAAAAAGGCTTTCCATCTAATTGGGCTTCAAACTGCTGGTCTGAACCTAACTGAGCCAATAACTGATTCGCTTTTTCTACATCCAAAGTAAATGTGATCGTGGATGCCGGCATCACACTCACGCCCTCGACTTCAACTTCCCGTAACGCAGGTACTGAATGGCCGGCTGCTTCAGCTGCTTGTTGGGTTTCAAAATAAGTTGTCTCTCCAGCAGCCTCTGACATTTCCAACTGCCCGATGCCTTTCAAGTCGAGAGATCCTTCCTTATTCTCACTGACCCAGTTCTCGATTTCACTTATATCATTCTGTGTCAATGTCACCACCTCAAACTGATTCACACGGAATAAGGATAGAAATTGATTGGCTTCTACCCGGACTTGAGGGTGGGCAAATGAACTGAATAATGCTGCTGCAACGACTCCTGATACGAGTAAACGTTTCGTTTTTGTCTTCAATGTACTCCATCCCTTTCTTTTTTTCATAACTTTCTCTTGTTCCGGGTTTTGATTTCCGGCGAATTGCAGATTTTCCTCGAACTTTGCCCAGGCTTGAGTTATATCGATATGAATATCTTGTGCCTCTAAAGCTTTCTCACAAAATGACTGCAGTTTCTGTAATTCATCGATTTTTTCACGGCAAGTATGGCAGCTCTCTAAATGCTTCATAATTTGTTTTTTCTGCTCGCGGCTAACTTCTCCATCTAAATAAGCCTGCAGCACGCCTAAATCATGACACGTCATTTATCTTCTCCCCTTTCTTCCATATAAGAATCTTTAAACCGTTTTTTAGCGCGAGCCAACAAAGTGCCAATGGATATTTTTTCTACGCCTTTATCTTTTGCAATTTCCTCGTAACTGTATCCTGAAAATTTCATAATCAAGATATCGCGGTCCCGCTCAGATAATTTCATTAATATTTTTTGAACTTCATTGATGTCTTCAAGTTCCATATACCGCTCTTCAACAGAGCCAGATGCACTGTTTTCATAGATTTTTTGTTTGTCGTTACGGGCATGATGGCGTTTTTCAGTTCGAATATGATTATAGGCTGTATTTACAGTAACTTTTGTCAGCCAGCCATGTATATTTTCAATTGTTTTTCGATCGGCATTATACAACTTAACAAATACTTCTTGGGCGATATCTTCTGCAATGGCTTGTTCTTTAACAATAACGAGAGCTTTCCGGACGACAAGAGAGTAATGTTGTTTGAATAAATTCTGAAATATATCTTCTTTTGACGAATTGTTTTTGTCATTGGACAAATTCGCCTTCACCTCCATCATTATTTCCTCCCTTCAAAAAGCCCTTATACTAAAGACACCGGAATTCATAATTTTATGACATTTTAAGAGACTTTTTTTTTCAATAGGATTAGAAATGAGGACTAACTGTGGCAGCTTTTTATGTAATTATTTTCATTATGAATTTAACACATTATTTATCGAATAACAATAAATATTTATTCATTTATAACTTTCTTTTAAAGAATATGCAAAAAATTACTGAAGTAAAAGCAACAATTAAATAGGCACCCATTGTTTTGGCGAGTTGGGCATATATGGCCTGAAGTTGGGCATAACCATCAGAGACTTGGGCATAAATGATTGAAAGTTGGGCACAACCCTTTTGAACTTGGGCATAACGAATAAAAGCAGCGAAGTTTTATACTTTCTTCGGGCAAAAAGGCTAGTTGCTCGTAAACACTACTAAGTTGCTCCTAAAAGAAATAAAGAAAGCTTGTCTGGCCGCTCGAACGGCCTGACAAGCTCTCTTTATTATCTCCCGACTCCACGCGGCCCAGTTCCACTTTCATCAAAGTGCCGTCTTCTTCATGTTCCGTTTCGAGTATGGCGGCGGAATCATTTAAATAGGGGGACTGCATCTCCGCGTTCGAAAGGAATAATAATCCGGCAGGTAACATAATCCGCTTATATGAAAAGATCTTGACGTTTCCAATCTTTCGGTTTGATATTTTGAAGCACCCATTCTTCACCTGCTGAAGCCGATCTTGCGGAAAGCCAAGTGGCCGGCCCGGCTGGTTCTAGTCCCCCCTATTCATCCATCTTTGCCTTTGTCTACCGTATGAAAGTGCTTTTTAAGAAGTTTGAATTTTTTCACGTCATTCTGTTTAAATAGAAAATGTTTCTGAGTTCTCAGTCTCTCCTGGCTCCTCATGCAGTTGGCGCAATTCAATCTGGCCTTCCCCATTGCCCATTGGATCGGGCATCCGCATGGCCCATTCAACGGCTTCTTCCCTTGACTTCACATCAATCAGAATGAACCCGGCTATTAATTCTTTCGTTTCCGAAAAAGGACCATTTGTAACCACAGGCTTTTCTCCTGGCTTCGAGTATGAAATGCGCATCCCATTTGAACTTGGATGAAGCCCCTTCGCCATGACCCGTACTCCTGCCTTCAATAATTCCTCATTGTACTTTGACATGGCTTCAATAAGCTCAGGGCTTTGGGAGTTTCCGACTTCCGTATTAGTCGAGGCTTTGACAATCAGCATAAACTGCATAATAATTCCTCCTTTTTAGAAGCAAATTCCCTTTTGTTTATTCAACTAACCACTTTTTGCTGAATAATAAAAAACTCATCATGCAGCAGCTCAATTTCCTTTATTCTTCAAATTTGAAGAGCGTTTTTAAATAACCTATTTCTTTAGTTTTTCACCTTATTCCTTTCGCTTGTTAACAACAAAAAGCCTTATTATTAGGGATTGGCATTCTTTCATGTTACGCTTAATATCTGAAATATATGGATTCTTTCAGACTTTTCTTAGTCGTTTTCCATGGTTGGAAAGGAGATTCCTCGTATGAAATATAACAGCATCAAGGTTTTTCTTGAGACAATGAGTGAATACAATACCGTTAACATCAATCAGGTATTCACTACGGAAGACGGCCAAAGCTTATCCGTTCGTTGTCTGCCAGGCA is part of the Planococcus shenhongbingii genome and harbors:
- a CDS encoding anti-sigma factor family protein, with the protein product MTCHDLGVLQAYLDGEVSREQKKQIMKHLESCHTCREKIDELQKLQSFCEKALEAQDIHIDITQAWAKFEENLQFAGNQNPEQEKVMKKRKGWSTLKTKTKRLLVSGVVAAALFSSFAHPQVRVEANQFLSLFRVNQFEVVTLTQNDISEIENWVSENKEGSLDLKGIGQLEMSEAAGETTYFETQQAAEAAGHSVPALREVEVEGVSVMPASTITFTLDVEKANQLLAQLGSDQQFEAQLDGKPFSVSTYEAVHADYVMDGQYISYMRTKSPEIDVPEGVSIEQLRATLLSLPFLPENVKTQLAGIDNIETTLPIPYAATEGSSMTEVRVGDAQGFAVESEEHSYIVWQANGDIHTIFAEGKLGTDELVGLSEQVN
- a CDS encoding RNA polymerase sigma factor SigX, producing MMEVKANLSNDKNNSSKEDIFQNLFKQHYSLVVRKALVIVKEQAIAEDIAQEVFVKLYNADRKTIENIHGWLTKVTVNTAYNHIRTEKRHHARNDKQKIYENSASGSVEERYMELEDINEVQKILMKLSERDRDILIMKFSGYSYEEIAKDKGVEKISIGTLLARAKKRFKDSYMEERGEDK
- a CDS encoding YciI family protein yields the protein MQFMLIVKASTNTEVGNSQSPELIEAMSKYNEELLKAGVRVMAKGLHPSSNGMRISYSKPGEKPVVTNGPFSETKELIAGFILIDVKSREEAVEWAMRMPDPMGNGEGQIELRQLHEEPGETENSETFSI